From the genome of Candidatus Defluviilinea proxima:
CGTATCAGCAAACTTGGAAACACTTCATCGCGTAATAGTTTTAACAATATGGGCAGGGAGTCGCTTGTGATGATGCGAGCAGAGTAGCTCTCAGCCAGACTTTCATTGGGCAGTTTGATGCCTAGAATACGCTTCTCAACAAATGACTGGAACTTGGGAAATGCCAATATGCTGGCAAGTGCGGTAAACAAAGCGATGATAACTGTGGTGATCGCGATCACATCACGGTTAATCAAAGCAATCTTCGAATATCCAATGATTAATAGAAGCACGAAGCCAAGCGTGATCAGAAAGAGATAGATGGAAATCACGCGGTTTGTACGAATTTCCAGTCCGCCTAGGTTGCGCCGATACAAAATGTAAAAGTATGTTGCTGGAAGGATTGGCAGAGGGAGGAGCGCGAGTGGGCCGATCTTTGAGACGTCTCCTCTGATTCCGATCAGACTGATCAGGAACGTAAAGAACGTGGATGAAAAGGCGGCAATTGCCAGAGTCATCACTTCGCGGCGGTGGTTCGGCTGAAGTAGATAGTGCGCAGCCAAGAGAAGGATGCTTCCACCAAATGCAAGTGCAATGGCGAAAAAATATAAACCGCTAAAAGATTGCGAAAACAACTGCCATATGGTGATTCCTCCGCAAATGACGTAAAAGACGTTTTTCAGCCATTGTGGAATACGACGGAATGACTTTGGAAAAATCCAATGGAAATGCAGGTATGTTGGAAGGATTAACCAGGTAACCGCTCGTAGTAGGATGGCGCTACCGAAAACACGCAAAGAGGAGACACTGCCAAGCATAATGAATGCCCCTGTGAGGTAGTTCGCCGCGACAAACAATCGCCATTGTGTATCCTTGGGTCTCATGAACAATTGGGTGGACATGCCAATGAACCAGAATACATAGGCAAGCCACCATATGTTGAAAAAACGGGCTTGGAACTCGCTTGTGTTGTAACCGGGATATTCCCAGAGAATGGTCACGGACTTTTGGTCGCGCAATACCTCGATCTCAATTTGTTGTCCCGCTTGCATTCCGTCAAAAAAGCTGATCCACTTGTTTTGGCGGTAAGTCTCTATGGAAATGGAGCCTACGCGCTGAATGAAATCACCTATTTTGAGAGGGGGATTGGCCGGTTGGTAGATTTCCAGCAACTCGCCGTTTGATGGATTGAAATAAAAACCAGGATAGGGGGTCTTGAAAAGTAAACCGTACGTGTAAAGGAACAAAAAGAAAAGAACGACGTAAGCGATCAGAATGTCATGCAGGCGCCAGCTTTTTAAGGGGGGATTTTTCATGGCGTTACTTTTTGTTCCTAACTCTAAAGGAGGTGGTTCGATTATAGCGTAGGAATAAAATTCTCTTCAAAGTTTGTTAACAAAAAAGTTCGTTCAAAATACCTAATAGGAGATTCCCCATGAATATGCAAGCATTTTACAAAAGGTTGTCAGTCAAGCCGTCTCGCAAACGCGATGCTCGTTTGACCAACCTGACAGGCGTTTCTCGCTCCCAGATTTTGCAGGCCACACAGGCTGGTACCTGGCTGATCTGGGACCCTGAAACGCCCAAAGCCTGATCTATATCAGGTGAAAATCAACCGCCCACAGAAAGCCCTGTTTTCTGTGGGCGGCAAACTTAAACAAGGAGGTAGGATGAATATTTTTGCTCAAATCGGTCAGGAGTTTTCTGTGTTGCCTCATGTCGCGTCCTGGGGAGATGCACAAAACATATTTCAAAATACATTATCTGGCAGACCTAAACATTGGCTCTTACCGGTGCATGCCTGTAAGGCTGTGGGAGGAGAGCCAAAACAAGCTGTTCTTGCTGTGCTGGCAATTGCCTGTGCGCACATTGGAATTTTGCTGGTAGACGATATGTTGGATGCAGATCCACGTGGTGAATATCACAGGCTTGGGATGGCGGCCTCCGCTAACTTGTCGAGCACGTTTCAGGCGGCCGCTGTATATGCTGTTGCTCGCAGTATACGTGATGATGCATCTAAGCTAGTGGCAATCGAGAGCTTCAATGAGATGTTTCTTTCCACCTCATTTGGGCAATTTTTAGATGTGCAATCACCTGTGAATGAATCTGCTTATTGGAAAGTTACCCAGACCAAGAGCTCACCTTTCTTTGGCGTGGCTTTGCAAATTGGAGCATTAGCCGGTGGGAGTTCGTTGGAAACCGCGAAACAATTGAAGCAATTGGGATGTTTGTACGGGGAAATGATCCAACTCCATGATGATATGCATGACTCGATGGAAATCCCAGCCAACCCAGATTGGCTTCAAGGCAGAAAGCCGTTGCCGATTCTTTTCGCGTCGCAAGTGGAACATCCAGAACGGGAACGCTTCCTTCAATTGAGTCAATCCATTATGGATTTGGATACGCTACAGGAAGCACAGGAGATTTTGATCCATTGTGGAGCGATCAGTTATTGTGCCGACCAGTTGATCCGCAAGCACCAAACTGCAATGAACCTCTTGAAGCACGCCTCTTTAATCGACCCTAAGCCTGTCTCTGAATTATTGGACGAGATCATCGCCCCGGTACATGCACTGCTTAAAACAGTAAACGTGGATTAGTGTTCGTTAGTGGAGATATTACGCGTTAACTTTTTGACGTGGAACGGTAGGGTTGGGAGGGGAGATCAATCCCATTTGACGGGCTTTAGTGACAGCGGCGATACGGGTATGTACGCCAAGTTTGATATATGCCCCTGAGAGTAAATTGCGGACAGTGGAGTTGGAGATCGACATTTTCTTTGCGAGTTCTGCTGTAGAACTGTCAGGGTAGGAAAGGCACAGGGACAACACTTCCAACTGTCGTTTGGCGAGAGGCGGTTCATTTCCCACTGTTCCACCTCGCAGGAGGATGTCGTTTGCCTGACGGCTAAGATGGATCCCGCCACTGAAGATAGACGCCACTACATTTTCTAAATCCCGAAGCGTGGATTGATCGTCTTTGAGGACGTAACCACTGGCGCCTGCCTCCATCACAGCGCGGATCAAACCTCGCTCAGCATGCATACTGATGACGAGAATCGCCAGACCGGGATATTTTTGTAATAGATCAGGCATAACGTGCAGAATTGGATAAGGGTTGGGATTGTCTTCTGAAACGGGAACATTTATATCGAGTAGAAGTACATCAGTAGGATGCTTTTCCAATGAGCTTTGTATTTCATCCCCATAGCTGATAGCTGCCACCACTTCCACCCGGGGGCTATTCCCAAGGCGAAAACGATATCCATCGATGATGGACTGATGATCATCCAAAATTGTCACACGAATCTTTTGTCCCATTTTCAACCCTTTTACTAGTGCCTCAAGGTTATCAGAATAGAGGTGGTAATTCAAGCCCTTCGTACAAAAACAGTACAAATGTCTATGCTTGACTTCTAATTGACCGTTGATGACTGTTGCTGTGAAGTATAAAATATATTTATCTTTAAGGGGGCTGCAGGGGGGACGAATTATGAAGGAGTGAGCACCAAGTGTGTTCACTCCTTTTTGTTTGTTGTAATGAATATGTTGGCGTAAGGAATTTAATGATTTTCACTCTACCAACTTCTCTGGTCTAAAGCACGGCTGATAATCATATCCCAAGATCAAAAGATACTGTGCGGTGCTATTTCCATCCGGTGAAGGGATCAATCCTCCGGGCAGGATGCCCATGACGTTCAAAATCGAGTCGCTTACGGAGCGGTCTTGCACAACAGATTTATCGATCAGAACAGAATAGGCATAATCTTGTCTGTCTGATGGGACGATCTTTGTTTCGTAGCCTGCATAGTTGAGACGGGTGGATGCGAGAGTCTCGTAGCCGGGGATGGATGTGCCGTTCATCACTTCGATGGTGACGGCTTGTCTTTGTATCGTGCGTGTGGACGGTGACACTGCTTCCGTGAGCATTTGCCCGAGCAGGTCTTGATTGGGGGAAAGGACATACGCGCCGCCATCGGTGATCCACGATGTGACGTAAGGCGGGCGGATGTAGTAACTGCGGATGTCGGCACTGGTCATTTTGGGGGCGTAGAGGGAGAGTTGTACCATGTCGGCTAGGCCGAGGTCGGTTTCAACGGAGTCTTTGAAGTTGTTGTAGAGTTCTGGGATACGGGTCAATGTTCCGGCTTGGAGTGCTTGCGTGAAGATCGAGCGGAGCACTTCTTGTTGTCTTCTACCACGGTCAAAGTCACTGGATTTTTGACGGGAGCGGGCGTACCAGAGGGCGAGGTCGCCGTCCATGTGGATGACGCCGGGGCTGACCGTGTAAAGTGCCCAGTTGTTTTCGTTTTGCGGATCATAACTCGGATCTATCAAACGCCAATCTGTGTAGGGGCATACAACAGGAACATCTACGCCTCCGATAGTGTCTACGATCTTACGAAAGCCGTCAAAATCTACCATGGCAGTGTGGTCAATGCGGATGCCGAGGTTGTATTGAATGGTGTCTTTGAGCAGACCAGGTCCGCCACCGGGGTAACCGACAGAGATACCGTGTTGATAAGCGGTGTTGATGCGTTGATTTTCCCAACCGGGGATGAACACCCACAGATCGCGAGGGATCGAGATCAGAGAGACTTGTCCCTCGTTGGGGCGCAGAATGGCAATGACCATTGTGTCTGTGCGGAAGGATGTGCCGGGGCGTTTGTCGGAACCGATAAGCAGGAAGTTGATGGTCTCTTGCCCATTATTGAGGATCTGACTGCCAGATGTATCAATGGTGGGAAGTGGCGCAACCGTATTGATAAGGAAGTTCGGATCAATCGTCGGGGCGATTGTTGGAGTCGCTGCGAGGGGAGTGGAGGTCAGGGATGATGAATCAACTATCGGCTGAGAAAGAAGCGAGCCGGTTGGCGTCCATGAAACAGGCAGGAAGGGAGTCGGTGTGGGAGATGGGTTTGGTGCGGATGTCACCATTGCGAAGGGTAAGGGCGCGGGCGCGTTACTTCCGCATCCAGCAAGCAATATTGCCGCGATGATGATTGGCCGTAGTGATTTCATTAGTTATTGAGCTTGTATAGTAGGTAATGGTGTGATGGATGGTGTTTGTGTAGCCGGTATGGGAGAAGCGGTCACCATAAAGGTGGCGGTGACGGTTGAGTAATCGGGCGTGTTGGTGGCGGTATTTGTAGGTGTGGAGTAGTTGACAGTGTTCGTAGCAGTGGCAGTGACGAACGGCGTGAAGGTTGGTATGTTTGGCGCCCAAAGGATTTGGCCGGCAAAGATAGTTACTGATGATCCCATGCAATTACCCGCTTGCAGTTGTGGGTACGTGATGCCATACGAGAGTGCGATGCGATAGAGGTTATCGCCTTTTTGCACTACGTGTCGTTTTACCCAGCCAGCAGGCGGAAGGCATGGGGCAACCACTTTCGTTGGCACGGCCGGTACATGGATGATCGCGCCGGGGGCGGGGTTGAGAAAGTTAAGACAGTTCTTTTCGTTCAGTTCGTCTGTGGTGGTGTTGTATTTTTGTGCGATGGTGTAGAGATCTTCGTTCACACCAACAGTGACCGTGATCCAATTGGCAGGGAAAACACAATTCGTCGCAACCTGCACCTCAGTTGTAGGGCTTGGGATGAGAGTGTCAGTAGGGAGAATGGGAATAAGTTCTACTGTGGGAGAGGGAAACGGTGATGCAAATTCAACTGCAAAATCTGTGGGTATGGGCGATGGTGTGGGCGGTAGGGCCGGGGCAGATGTTTCAGCCAAGGACAATGAAATGCCCCCAATGACAAGTAAGAGCGAGAGTATCCCAATGATGAATCCACTGCCCATTTGGCGCAGGGCTTTCATTGCTTAATGCTCCGAACCTGGTTTATTTGTGCCGATGGGCAACAGTACGCTAAAGGTTGAGCCTTTCCCCTGATCGGTCTCCACCCAGATGCGTCCATTCTGCGCTTCGGTGAGTGTCTTTGCAATGGAGAGACCCACGCCTGTATCGCCAACGCCTTGAATAAGGACGTTATCAGCGCGATACAAACGAGTAAACACACGTGGCAAGTCTTCTGCGGGGATGCCTCCGCCGGTATCGGTCACTTGTAGAAGGATATATTCCTTGCCATCTTCTATTTTTGTTTGGACTTTCAAATGCACGGTTCCCTCATTCGGGGAGGCGGCTCCAGCGTTCTGCAAGAGGTGGATCAAAATTTGTTGCAGAGCTTCGCGGTCGGCATGGATGGATGACATGTTCTTCGGCAGATCCAAATGCATCGAGATGTTTTTCTCGCGCACCTGACTGCTCGTGTATGACATGGCGTTATCAATGATGAGGTTTAGGTCCACGGCTTCTGGCTTGAGTTCGTGAAGCCCGGTTTCAAGCGTTGTGACCTGGATCAGGTCGTTGATCAAGTTGTCAATGCGCTCGGTGGATGATTTGATGCGTTCGACGAATTTTCGTTGCAGTGCACCGAGGATGCCTACGGATTCACCCAACAGCAAGTCGGTGTATCCAACAATGGAAGACATCGGTTGTCGCAATTCTTGTGATATAGACGCAACCACTTCGGCTTGTTCGTTTGAACGTGCGGCCGATTTGCCTTTTTCCGCTTCGATGATCTTGACATTGGCTTCTGCCAATTGATTTTGCAGGCGGGCTACTTCTTCAAGGGTGGAGCGTAATTCCGATTCAACTTGGGTGTTGGCACCGCTCTTGGCTTTGATGCCTTTGGTGGAGCGCAAGTGTTCGTTTTCTGACCTCAACTTATCGACAAGCTTTTGGGTCTCTTCTTGCATGCGAGTCAGTTCAGCCAGATTTTCGGCTTGCGACAACCCCTCTTGGGCATCGGTTTTGACCGCTTCCATTTGTTTGAGTAGGTCATTGTTGCGGCGTTCGAGATCGTTGATGCGGGACTGAGCAATGTCCAGTTCCTGTTTTGTGTGTTCTGACTTGATCTCAAGGGCATTCAACCTCTGTCCACGTTGAATGATGGGGACGAGGGAGTTAGCGATGTTTGCAAGGAAAGCTTGATCTTCGGCGCTCCATAAACGATTGGAGTATGGCGAAAGGACGAGGACGCCACCGATGGCTTCTTTGTCCGGTGTGACGATGGGAACGCTCATCAAGTGACCGGGGTTGGTCAGGCCAAGTAGATCGCTCAGCCCTTTGATGTCTGCTGATGTACTACTCGATGGCAAGCGCAGGGGACGTCCGCGTTGGATGGAGTTCGTGAGCATGGGGATCATGCTCTTGTTCATGCTCCCGCCCTCGAGGTTTTCTTCGCGGATCAGGTCGTAACCGCTGGCAATCTGTAACTGGTTATTGCCATCTGTCATGTAGATGAGGAAAGAAAGATCGGCCAACATGGTCTGTGCGATGGCGCGGGTGATGGCCTGACTGACCTTGTCCACGCTGGATTCGGCGGCGAGCGCCAACAGTGCATGGAAGGTCTTCGGGTCAGTGCTATAGCGACGGCGCTCCTCGGAAGGAGCGACGGGTTTGATCGTTGTTGGTGTGGAGGGAGGGACAGGGAAGCGCTGGGCCAGTGTCATCAAAACGGGGTAAGCCGCCATGT
Proteins encoded in this window:
- a CDS encoding GAF domain-containing protein — encoded protein: MVESLLQMFNLFTQPTGSVIYHLVLVFSIVSALQSAIFHLRASGFPQARRTVFGLSFLLSAQIALFVLSALGNEGFINLSLFLPPVDRALTLFALVWMIWLWTFPEPSRPADVATALVSLLVAAAFALSLITYAQTPTTPYNLTTFDSYWQIGSIAIAVFGLFLLLVRRPNGWGNGMVIFVLAFVGHLLHLIFGHTSGDFPGAVRLAYMAAYPVLMTLAQRFPVPPSTPTTIKPVAPSEERRRYSTDPKTFHALLALAAESSVDKVSQAITRAIAQTMLADLSFLIYMTDGNNQLQIASGYDLIREENLEGGSMNKSMIPMLTNSIQRGRPLRLPSSSTSADIKGLSDLLGLTNPGHLMSVPIVTPDKEAIGGVLVLSPYSNRLWSAEDQAFLANIANSLVPIIQRGQRLNALEIKSEHTKQELDIAQSRINDLERRNNDLLKQMEAVKTDAQEGLSQAENLAELTRMQEETQKLVDKLRSENEHLRSTKGIKAKSGANTQVESELRSTLEEVARLQNQLAEANVKIIEAEKGKSAARSNEQAEVVASISQELRQPMSSIVGYTDLLLGESVGILGALQRKFVERIKSSTERIDNLINDLIQVTTLETGLHELKPEAVDLNLIIDNAMSYTSSQVREKNISMHLDLPKNMSSIHADREALQQILIHLLQNAGAASPNEGTVHLKVQTKIEDGKEYILLQVTDTGGGIPAEDLPRVFTRLYRADNVLIQGVGDTGVGLSIAKTLTEAQNGRIWVETDQGKGSTFSVLLPIGTNKPGSEH
- a CDS encoding LysM peptidoglycan-binding domain-containing protein produces the protein MKALRQMGSGFIIGILSLLLVIGGISLSLAETSAPALPPTPSPIPTDFAVEFASPFPSPTVELIPILPTDTLIPSPTTEVQVATNCVFPANWITVTVGVNEDLYTIAQKYNTTTDELNEKNCLNFLNPAPGAIIHVPAVPTKVVAPCLPPAGWVKRHVVQKGDNLYRIALSYGITYPQLQAGNCMGSSVTIFAGQILWAPNIPTFTPFVTATATNTVNYSTPTNTATNTPDYSTVTATFMVTASPIPATQTPSITPLPTIQAQ
- a CDS encoding polyprenyl synthetase family protein, which encodes MNIFAQIGQEFSVLPHVASWGDAQNIFQNTLSGRPKHWLLPVHACKAVGGEPKQAVLAVLAIACAHIGILLVDDMLDADPRGEYHRLGMAASANLSSTFQAAAVYAVARSIRDDASKLVAIESFNEMFLSTSFGQFLDVQSPVNESAYWKVTQTKSSPFFGVALQIGALAGGSSLETAKQLKQLGCLYGEMIQLHDDMHDSMEIPANPDWLQGRKPLPILFASQVEHPERERFLQLSQSIMDLDTLQEAQEILIHCGAISYCADQLIRKHQTAMNLLKHASLIDPKPVSELLDEIIAPVHALLKTVNVD
- a CDS encoding response regulator transcription factor, translated to MGQKIRVTILDDHQSIIDGYRFRLGNSPRVEVVAAISYGDEIQSSLEKHPTDVLLLDINVPVSEDNPNPYPILHVMPDLLQKYPGLAILVISMHAERGLIRAVMEAGASGYVLKDDQSTLRDLENVVASIFSGGIHLSRQANDILLRGGTVGNEPPLAKRQLEVLSLCLSYPDSSTAELAKKMSISNSTVRNLLSGAYIKLGVHTRIAAVTKARQMGLISPPNPTVPRQKVNA
- a CDS encoding LCP family protein, with the protein product MKSLRPIIIAAILLAGCGSNAPAPLPFAMVTSAPNPSPTPTPFLPVSWTPTGSLLSQPIVDSSSLTSTPLAATPTIAPTIDPNFLINTVAPLPTIDTSGSQILNNGQETINFLLIGSDKRPGTSFRTDTMVIAILRPNEGQVSLISIPRDLWVFIPGWENQRINTAYQHGISVGYPGGGPGLLKDTIQYNLGIRIDHTAMVDFDGFRKIVDTIGGVDVPVVCPYTDWRLIDPSYDPQNENNWALYTVSPGVIHMDGDLALWYARSRQKSSDFDRGRRQQEVLRSIFTQALQAGTLTRIPELYNNFKDSVETDLGLADMVQLSLYAPKMTSADIRSYYIRPPYVTSWITDGGAYVLSPNQDLLGQMLTEAVSPSTRTIQRQAVTIEVMNGTSIPGYETLASTRLNYAGYETKIVPSDRQDYAYSVLIDKSVVQDRSVSDSILNVMGILPGGLIPSPDGNSTAQYLLILGYDYQPCFRPEKLVE